A genomic window from Elusimicrobiota bacterium includes:
- a CDS encoding quinone-dependent dihydroorotate dehydrogenase, protein MLYESIKPWLFTLDAERVHEEVSGLMGLAAHVPGADKVLSLLTGNGGQNLEKTVFGMKFPNPVGLAAGFDKDGKLISILPGLGFGFLEIGSVTLEPQPGNAKPRLFRLVEQGAILNRMGFNSEGARAVALRLSMSPPPSVPLGINLGLNKGTPANLAPKRYAQTFKLLAKYGDYFVINVSSPNTPGLRDLQTATNLADILSTVQESNPGRKPVLVKLSPDLAGEDLDACIDVAGRTAQGLVVSNTTISREGTPERYVHEAGGLSGRPLKIRATELVRKVRSLTKLPIIGVGGIEAPEDAKERLDAGADLVQLYTGLIYGGPTTVKKITRGLS, encoded by the coding sequence ATGCTTTATGAATCGATCAAGCCGTGGCTGTTCACGCTCGACGCGGAGCGTGTGCACGAAGAGGTGTCGGGATTAATGGGCCTCGCGGCCCACGTTCCGGGTGCCGATAAGGTTCTCTCGCTATTGACCGGGAATGGCGGTCAGAATCTCGAGAAGACGGTGTTCGGGATGAAATTTCCCAATCCGGTCGGCCTGGCCGCAGGGTTTGATAAGGATGGAAAATTAATTTCAATCCTCCCCGGTCTAGGCTTCGGCTTTCTCGAGATCGGGTCCGTGACTTTGGAGCCCCAACCGGGAAATGCAAAACCGCGCCTATTCAGGCTCGTCGAACAGGGCGCGATCCTGAACCGTATGGGCTTCAATTCGGAAGGCGCGCGGGCCGTCGCGTTGCGCTTGTCCATGAGTCCTCCACCATCCGTTCCGCTCGGCATCAATCTGGGCCTGAACAAAGGCACCCCCGCGAACCTGGCGCCCAAACGCTACGCCCAGACCTTCAAGCTCCTCGCGAAGTACGGCGACTACTTCGTGATCAACGTGTCCTCGCCGAACACTCCCGGCCTGCGCGACCTGCAAACGGCAACGAATCTGGCGGATATATTAAGCACCGTCCAGGAATCGAATCCCGGGCGGAAGCCCGTGCTCGTGAAACTATCCCCCGATTTGGCCGGCGAGGATCTCGACGCGTGCATCGACGTCGCCGGCCGAACGGCTCAGGGCCTTGTCGTCTCGAACACGACGATCTCCCGCGAAGGCACCCCGGAGCGATATGTGCATGAAGCCGGCGGCCTCTCCGGCCGTCCTTTAAAGATCCGCGCGACCGAGCTCGTTCGCAAGGTCCGTTCGCTCACGAAGCTTCCGATTATCGGCGTCGGCGGCATCGAGGCTCCGGAGGACGCCAAGGAACGCCTGGACGCGGGCGCCGACCTCGTCCAGCTCTACACCGGCCTGATTTACGGCGGCCCGACGACGGTGAAGAAGATCACCCGAGGCTTGTCGTGA
- the pyrF gene encoding orotidine-5'-phosphate decarboxylase: MTQIIVALDVDSIKKQEDLLKSLHGAIVWYKVGLQLFTAHGKRAVDIVRRHGGKVFLDLKLHDIPQTVAHAVREAQRLGVDAVSLHLLGGSDMLRAAAEVMPRPKLWGVTILTSMGPKDVRIFSPSAKIPSLVKSLSKQGWVGGADATICSPQEVGILKKAFPHLDMKFVTPGIRPKGAALNDQSRVMTPGEAAKLGIDFVVIGRPITHAADPRKAALDILAEMKAAAPKALDKE; this comes from the coding sequence GTGACGCAGATTATCGTGGCCTTGGATGTCGACTCCATCAAGAAGCAGGAAGACCTCCTTAAATCCCTCCACGGCGCCATCGTCTGGTACAAGGTCGGCCTCCAGCTGTTCACCGCCCACGGCAAGCGCGCCGTCGACATCGTCCGGCGCCACGGCGGGAAGGTCTTCCTCGACCTCAAGCTCCACGACATCCCGCAGACCGTCGCCCACGCCGTGCGCGAGGCCCAGAGGCTCGGCGTCGACGCGGTCTCCCTCCATCTGCTGGGCGGCTCCGACATGCTGCGCGCCGCCGCCGAGGTCATGCCCCGGCCGAAGCTCTGGGGCGTCACCATCCTGACGAGCATGGGCCCCAAGGACGTGAGGATTTTTTCGCCTTCGGCGAAGATCCCTTCATTGGTGAAGTCCCTCTCCAAGCAGGGCTGGGTCGGCGGGGCGGACGCGACTATCTGCTCCCCCCAGGAAGTGGGCATACTGAAGAAGGCGTTCCCTCATCTCGACATGAAGTTCGTGACGCCCGGCATCCGCCCCAAAGGCGCGGCCCTCAACGACCAGAGCCGCGTGATGACCCCCGGCGAGGCGGCGAAGCTCGGCATCGATTTCGTCGTGATCGGCCGCCCGATCACCCACGCGGCCGATCCGCGCAAGGCGGCGCTCGACATCCTGGCCGAGATGAAGGCGGCCGCCCCCAAGGCGCTGGACAAGGAATGA
- a CDS encoding orotate phosphoribosyltransferase, with product MNVEQLFVDNGALLKGHFLLSSGLHSDRYLQCALVLAQPGAAERLGKALAAKSAVKPDLVLSPAMGGLMIGHEVARAFGVRHFFTERVDGVVRLRRGFALKPGENVVVVEDVVTTGKSTKEVFEVIRASGANVIGALSIIDRTEGALDLKAPYSALWKVSITAWKPEECPLCKTGIPAIKPGSRVMEKK from the coding sequence ATGAACGTCGAACAGCTCTTCGTCGACAACGGCGCCCTGCTCAAGGGCCATTTCCTGCTCTCCTCCGGCCTCCACAGCGACCGCTACCTGCAGTGCGCCCTCGTGCTCGCGCAGCCCGGCGCGGCGGAGCGGCTCGGGAAGGCGCTCGCCGCGAAAAGCGCCGTGAAGCCGGACCTCGTCCTGTCCCCGGCGATGGGCGGGCTCATGATCGGGCACGAGGTCGCGAGGGCGTTCGGCGTGAGGCACTTCTTCACGGAGCGCGTCGACGGCGTGGTGCGGCTGCGGCGCGGATTCGCCCTCAAGCCGGGGGAGAACGTCGTCGTGGTCGAGGACGTGGTGACCACCGGGAAATCGACCAAGGAAGTGTTCGAGGTCATTCGCGCCTCCGGCGCGAATGTGATCGGGGCCCTATCCATCATCGACCGGACGGAGGGGGCGCTCGATCTGAAAGCGCCTTACTCCGCCCTCTGGAAAGTTTCTATAACGGCCTGGAAGCCCGAGGAATGCCCTCTTTGCAAGACCGGCATTCCCGCCATAAAACCTGGAAGTCGCGTCATGGAGAAAAAATAA
- a CDS encoding phosphoribosylformylglycinamidine cyclo-ligase, which translates to MAATLTYRKSGVNIDLADKLVDHIQAKAPAIGGFAGLFPLDLDGSGPWDLVACTDGVGTKLKLAFALDKHDTIGIDLVAMSVNDLICCGAKPLIFLDYYATGKLKLKTSKKIIAGIMEGCRQGHCVLLGGETAEMPGMYPKDEYDLAGFAVGIVKRQDVIDGSKIYPGDLILALPSSGLHSNGYSLARQVFKGKDLAKYGKALLTPTRIYVDEVNALAKALRAEEGIIMGLSHITGGGLVENVPRILPRGRKAIFRKDAWKMNPLFREIQRRGNVPEKEMWRTFNMGLGLVIVIRPESLAAAKKALPEARVVGEIVEGKHEVEIV; encoded by the coding sequence ATGGCCGCCACTCTCACTTACCGAAAATCCGGCGTGAACATCGACCTCGCCGACAAGCTCGTCGACCACATCCAGGCGAAGGCCCCGGCCATCGGCGGCTTCGCGGGGCTGTTCCCCCTCGACCTCGACGGCAGCGGGCCGTGGGACCTCGTCGCCTGCACCGACGGCGTCGGCACGAAGCTCAAGCTCGCCTTCGCCCTCGACAAGCACGACACGATCGGCATCGACCTCGTCGCGATGTCCGTCAACGACCTGATCTGCTGCGGCGCCAAGCCCCTGATCTTCCTCGACTACTACGCGACCGGCAAATTGAAGCTGAAGACCTCGAAGAAGATCATCGCCGGGATCATGGAAGGCTGCCGCCAGGGCCATTGCGTCCTTCTCGGCGGAGAGACCGCGGAGATGCCGGGCATGTACCCGAAGGACGAGTACGACCTCGCGGGCTTCGCCGTCGGCATCGTCAAGCGCCAGGACGTCATCGACGGCTCCAAGATCTATCCCGGCGACCTGATCCTCGCCCTTCCCTCGTCGGGACTCCACAGCAACGGCTACTCGCTCGCGCGCCAGGTGTTCAAGGGCAAGGATCTCGCGAAATACGGGAAAGCGCTCCTGACCCCGACGCGCATCTACGTCGACGAGGTCAACGCGCTGGCGAAGGCGCTGCGCGCCGAGGAAGGCATCATCATGGGCCTCTCCCACATCACCGGCGGCGGCCTGGTCGAGAACGTGCCCCGAATCCTCCCGCGCGGCAGGAAGGCGATCTTCCGCAAGGACGCCTGGAAGATGAACCCGCTGTTCCGCGAGATCCAACGCCGCGGCAACGTGCCCGAGAAGGAGATGTGGCGCACGTTCAACATGGGCCTCGGCCTCGTCATCGTCATCCGCCCCGAGAGCCTGGCCGCCGCGAAGAAGGCCCTCCCCGAGGCCCGCGTCGTCGGCGAGATCGTCGAGGGCAAGCACGAGGTGGAGATCGTCTGA
- the purH gene encoding bifunctional phosphoribosylaminoimidazolecarboxamide formyltransferase/IMP cyclohydrolase has product MKIAVFASGEGTNLQALLDACTDGRVRGSVVLVVSNKEDAGAVRRAQRLGVETLVCPQNEHPTADEYNAFLAQECKKRGVELICLAGFMLKIARPLIQAYPGRILNVHPALLPAFGGQGMYGKKVHEAVVASGAKVSGATIHVVDEEYDHGPIVLQATVPVLATDTPGTLAARVLAQEHWIYPRAAALFAEGRARIEDGKFVVKPSPHESSPRLKRALISVSDKTGVVEFAKGLHDLGVEIVSTSGTFKALVQAGLPVRPLETMTGFPEILDGRVKTLHPHVHGAILLRRKDPKQVREAELFGLEPIDLVVVNLYPFAKTAAESKDPYEQNVIEQIDIGGVALIRAASKNFEDVAVLTAPSDYAGVLAELNAAQCRLSPETRKRLALTGFRHTAEYDAMISGAWSGGSAAAPEAGGFPAKLESRLIKVQDLRYGENPHQKAALYASEAGMSFSKLHGKELSYNNLLDAAGTWDAVSDFEVPAAVVFKHVTPAGIGTGDTIEHAFDKAWATDPLSAFGGALAFNRPVTRAIAELLSKRFVEVLVAPAYEPEALEILTKKPNVRLLVRTRRPTTELQYRSIGDEVLVTEPDRAVAGPDWKVVSKRAPTANEEAALRFAWTAAKHVKSNAIVLAGPDRTVGIGAGQMSRVDSVHMAGVKFKLWLRDNEGPSALVLASDAFFPFRDGIDAAFTLGISAIIHPGGSIKDAEVIAAADEHGLAMVMTGMRHFRH; this is encoded by the coding sequence ATGAAGATCGCGGTCTTCGCCTCCGGAGAAGGCACCAACCTCCAGGCCCTGCTCGACGCCTGCACGGACGGGCGCGTGCGCGGGTCGGTCGTCCTCGTCGTCTCGAACAAGGAGGACGCGGGCGCGGTGCGCCGCGCCCAGCGCCTGGGCGTCGAGACCTTGGTGTGCCCGCAGAACGAGCACCCGACCGCCGACGAGTACAACGCGTTCCTCGCCCAGGAATGCAAGAAGCGCGGCGTCGAGCTCATCTGCCTCGCGGGCTTCATGCTCAAGATCGCCCGCCCCCTCATCCAGGCTTATCCCGGGCGCATACTCAACGTCCACCCCGCCTTGCTCCCCGCCTTCGGCGGCCAGGGCATGTACGGCAAGAAGGTGCACGAGGCCGTCGTCGCCTCCGGCGCCAAGGTCAGCGGCGCCACGATCCACGTCGTCGACGAGGAGTACGACCACGGCCCGATCGTCCTGCAGGCGACCGTGCCCGTGCTCGCCACCGACACGCCCGGGACCTTGGCCGCGCGCGTCCTCGCCCAGGAACATTGGATCTATCCGCGCGCCGCGGCGTTATTCGCCGAGGGCCGCGCCAGGATCGAGGACGGGAAGTTCGTCGTGAAGCCTTCCCCCCACGAGTCCTCGCCCCGCCTGAAGCGGGCCCTGATCTCGGTGTCGGACAAGACCGGCGTGGTCGAGTTCGCCAAGGGCCTCCACGACCTGGGCGTCGAGATCGTCTCCACTTCGGGAACCTTCAAGGCCCTCGTGCAGGCCGGTCTTCCCGTGAGACCCCTCGAGACGATGACGGGCTTCCCCGAGATCCTCGACGGCCGCGTCAAGACGCTCCATCCGCACGTCCACGGGGCGATCCTGCTGCGCCGCAAGGACCCCAAGCAGGTGCGGGAAGCGGAGCTTTTCGGGCTCGAACCCATCGATCTCGTCGTCGTGAACCTTTATCCGTTCGCCAAGACGGCGGCCGAGTCGAAAGATCCATACGAGCAGAACGTCATCGAGCAGATCGACATCGGCGGCGTGGCCCTGATCCGCGCCGCGAGCAAGAACTTCGAGGACGTAGCCGTGCTGACCGCGCCCTCCGACTACGCGGGCGTCCTGGCCGAGCTCAACGCCGCGCAATGCCGCCTGTCGCCGGAGACGCGCAAGCGCCTGGCGCTGACGGGCTTCCGCCACACCGCGGAATACGACGCGATGATCTCCGGCGCCTGGAGCGGAGGCTCCGCCGCCGCCCCGGAAGCCGGCGGCTTCCCGGCGAAGCTCGAGAGCCGCCTGATCAAGGTCCAGGACCTGCGCTACGGCGAGAACCCCCACCAGAAGGCCGCGCTGTACGCCTCCGAGGCGGGCATGTCCTTCTCCAAGCTCCACGGCAAAGAGCTCTCCTACAACAACCTCCTCGACGCCGCCGGCACCTGGGACGCGGTCTCCGACTTCGAGGTCCCGGCCGCCGTCGTTTTCAAGCACGTGACGCCCGCCGGCATCGGGACCGGGGACACGATCGAGCACGCCTTCGACAAGGCCTGGGCCACCGACCCCCTGTCGGCCTTCGGCGGCGCGCTCGCCTTCAACCGCCCGGTCACGCGCGCGATCGCGGAGCTGCTGAGCAAGCGCTTCGTCGAGGTCCTCGTCGCCCCCGCCTACGAGCCGGAGGCGCTCGAGATCCTCACGAAGAAGCCCAACGTCCGGCTCCTAGTCCGCACGCGACGACCGACGACGGAGCTTCAATATCGCTCGATCGGCGACGAGGTCCTCGTCACCGAGCCCGACCGGGCGGTCGCCGGCCCCGACTGGAAGGTCGTCAGCAAGCGCGCGCCGACGGCGAACGAGGAGGCCGCGCTCCGTTTCGCCTGGACCGCCGCCAAGCACGTGAAGTCGAACGCGATCGTGCTCGCCGGCCCCGACCGCACCGTCGGCATCGGCGCGGGCCAGATGTCCCGCGTGGACTCGGTCCACATGGCCGGCGTCAAGTTCAAGCTCTGGCTGCGCGACAACGAGGGCCCGTCCGCCCTCGTGCTCGCCTCGGACGCCTTCTTCCCCTTCCGCGACGGCATCGACGCCGCCTTCACCCTCGGCATCTCCGCGATCATCCACCCCGGCGGCTCCATCAAGGACGCCGAGGTGATCGCCGCCGCCGACGAGCACGGTCTCGCGATGGTGATGACCGGCATGAGGCACTTCCGGCATTGA
- the carA gene encoding glutamine-hydrolyzing carbamoyl-phosphate synthase small subunit has translation MNDKAWLALEDGTVYTGRACGSAGESGGEFVFNTAMTGYQEILTDASYAGQCVVMTYPLIGNYGITAGDNESLRPRLSGFVVREMCKTPSNHESVQPVGDFLKKHGIVGIEEIDTRALTLKLREKGALRGIISTLDGDKKRLVAKAKALPSMAGLNLAKVVTCGESYSWEGGFKPSERPLHVVVMDFGVKHGILRCLAAMGCKVTVVPASTTAERIVKLKPDGVLLSNGPGDPEPVTDAIETIKHLLAERMPTFGICLGHQLLGLALGGKTYKLKFGHHGSNHPVKDLETGKIEITSQNHGFCVDLKTLPSTVRTTHVNLNDGTSEGMAHTELPAFSVQYHPEASAGPHDSRYLFERFRNLMLARLEARSR, from the coding sequence ATGAACGATAAAGCCTGGCTGGCGCTCGAGGACGGGACGGTCTACACGGGCCGCGCGTGCGGCTCCGCCGGAGAATCCGGCGGGGAGTTCGTGTTCAACACGGCGATGACCGGCTATCAGGAGATCCTGACCGACGCCTCGTACGCGGGGCAGTGCGTGGTCATGACCTACCCGCTCATCGGCAACTACGGGATCACGGCCGGGGACAACGAGTCCCTCCGCCCCCGCCTGTCGGGCTTCGTCGTGCGCGAGATGTGCAAGACCCCCTCCAACCATGAGTCGGTGCAGCCGGTCGGCGACTTCCTCAAGAAGCACGGCATCGTGGGCATCGAGGAGATCGACACGCGCGCGCTGACCCTGAAGCTGCGGGAGAAGGGCGCGCTGCGCGGCATCATCTCGACCCTCGACGGCGACAAGAAGCGGCTGGTGGCGAAGGCCAAGGCCCTTCCCTCGATGGCGGGCCTGAACCTCGCGAAGGTCGTGACCTGCGGGGAGTCCTACTCCTGGGAAGGCGGCTTCAAGCCCTCCGAGAGGCCGCTGCACGTCGTCGTCATGGACTTCGGCGTCAAGCACGGGATACTCCGCTGCCTCGCGGCGATGGGCTGCAAGGTCACCGTGGTCCCCGCCTCGACGACGGCGGAGCGGATCGTCAAGCTCAAGCCCGACGGCGTCCTGCTCAGCAACGGCCCCGGCGACCCCGAGCCCGTGACCGACGCGATCGAGACGATCAAGCATCTCCTCGCCGAGCGCATGCCGACCTTCGGCATATGCCTCGGCCATCAGCTGCTGGGCCTCGCGCTCGGCGGCAAGACCTACAAGCTCAAGTTCGGCCATCACGGCTCCAACCACCCGGTGAAGGACCTGGAGACGGGCAAGATCGAGATCACCTCCCAGAACCACGGCTTCTGCGTGGACCTCAAGACGCTCCCGTCGACGGTCAGGACCACGCACGTGAACCTGAACGACGGCACCTCCGAGGGCATGGCCCACACGGAGCTCCCGGCCTTCTCCGTGCAGTACCACCCCGAAGCCTCGGCGGGCCCGCACGACAGCCGCTACCTGTTCGAGCGCTTCCGGAACCTGATGCTCGCCCGCCTGGAGGCCCGCTCCCGATGA